The nucleotide sequence CGTCCTCGAGGGCGGGGCGCTCCTGGCCGGGGTAGCGGAAGGTGACGTGCTCCAGCTCCAGCACGGGCGGACGCGTCGCGGCCGGCCGCTCCCGCCGGGGCACCGGCACCGGCGCCCGCGCCCGGCTCCGCAGCGCCTCCACCACCGCCTCCTCCGCGGGTCCCGGGGGCAGCGCGACGCCCCGCCGGCGCACGCGCCAGGCGACGTGCTCGGCCGGCGGGGCCTGCACGCCGGCCGTCTCCAGGAGGTCGACCTGGCGCATCACCTCGGCATACGGGCCGTAGGCGACGGCTCTCCCCTCCTCCAGCACCAGCGCGTGGGTGGCCAGGCCGAGGACTTCCTCGGTCTTGTGGGTGGTCATGACGATGGTCACGCGACGCTCCTGGCGGAGCTTGCTGATGGCCCGGAGCAGCTCGCGGCTGCCCAGCGGGTCCAGCTGGGCGGTGGGCTCGTCCAGGACGAGGAGCGGCGGCAGCGAGGTGAGCGCGGCACCCAGGACGAGCCGCTGCTTCTGCCCTCCGGAGAGCGCCTTGGTGGGGCGCCGGCGGTAGCCGGCCAGGTCCACCACCTCCAGCGCCCACTCCACGCGCCGTCGGATCTCCTCCGCCGGCACCGCCCGGTTGGCCAGCGCCAGCCCCATCTCCATCTCCACGATGGGCATGGAGATCTGGCTCTCGGGGTTCTGCATCACCAGCCCGACCCGGTCGGTCAGCTCGGCCAGCCGGTACTCCCAGGGGTCGACGCCCACCACCTCCACCGTGCCCGAGCGCCGCCCGGCGTAGATGTTGGGCACGATCCCGGTCAGCAGGTAGCAGAGGGTGGACTTGCCGGCGCCGTTGGCCCCCAGGACGACCAGGAAGTCGCCCGGTTCCAGGGTGAAGGAGATCCCCCGGAGGATCTCCCCGCCCCCCTGGTACTGGAAGGCGAGCTCCTCCACCCGGACGGCCGATCACGGGCGTGCGCGTGCGGGAGACGGTGCCCGACCAGATCCTGGACGAGGCGGCGCAGGTGGAGCTGGTCGACCTGCCGCCCGAAGACCTCCTGCGGCGGCTGCGCGAAGGGAAGGTCTACGTCCCGGAGCAGGCCGAGCAGGCGATCCGCCACTTCTTCCGGCCCGGCAACCTGAACGCCCTGCGCGAGCTGGCGCTGCGCCGCGCCGCCGACCGGGTCGACCGCGAGCTGCGGGAGTACATGCGCCGCCATATGATCAGCGGCCCCTGGCCGGCCCGCGAGCGGATCGTGGTCGGCGTCAGCTCCAGCCCCTCCTCGCCCTACCTGGTGCGCACGGGGCGCCAGCTGGCCAGCGCCCTGCGGGCGGACTGGATCGTGGCGACGGTGGACGTCCCGGGCTCCGAGCAGAGCCCCGAGGAGCGGGAGGCGCTGCGCCGGACGCTGAAGCTGGCGGCGGACCTGGGCGCCGAGGTGGTGCGACTGGAGGGGGAGGACCCCGCCCAGGAGCTGGTCGCCTTCGCCCGCGGCCGGAACGCCACCACCCTGGTCCTGGGGAGGAGCCTGCGGCCGCTGCTTGTCCGCCTCTTCCGTCCCACGATCACGGACCGGGTGCTGGTGGGCTGCGAAGGGATGGGCGTCTATGTGGTCCGGCCGCCCGCCCCGACCGCCACCGTCCAACGCCGCTCCTTCCGCCTCCGCCTGGGGTCGCCGGGCGAGCGGGCGGCCGGTTACGCGGCGGCGCTCCTCGGCGCCGCGGTCGTCACCGGCGCGGTCGAGGCGGCGCGCGCCTGGGTCGACCCGGTCAACGCCGCCCTGCTCTACCTGCTGCCCGTCCTGCTGATCGCCTCGCGCTGGGGCCTGGCGCCTGCCATCGCCGGCGCGCTCCTCGGCGTCGTCGCCTACGACCTCTTCTTCGTGGCGCCGGTGGGCCGGCTGACCGTGGCCGACTCGCGCTATGTCTTCACGCTGGTGGTCTTCCTGGCCGTGGCCGCCGTCACCTCGAGCATGGCCTCGCGCCTCCGCTGGCGAGCCCGGGCGGCCCGCCAGCGCGAGGAGCGGAACCGGATGCTCTACAGCCTGGGCCGCGAGATCAGCTCCGCCTTCGGCCTGGAGCAGGTGACGGCGGTGGTCGCGCGCAGGGTGGGCGAGACCTTCGACAGCTGGGTGGCCATCCTCACACCGGGCGACGACGGGCACCTCCGCCTCACCGCCAGCCATCCCAGCGGCTTCCAGCCAGAGGGGCGCGAGCTGGCGGTCGCCAGCTGGTCTCTCGAGCACAGGCAGATGGCCGGGCTGGGCACGGAGACGCTCTCCGGCGCCAGCGCCCTCTACGTCCCGCTCCTGACCCGCCACGGGGCCGTCGGCGTCATGGCCCTGACGCCCCGCCCGGCGCCCGAGTCGGCGGCGAGCCCCGACCCCGGCTCCGCCGCTGCCTGGTTCCGGCGACAGGGAGCCCCCGCCTCGCCGGGCCCGGCCGCCATGCCCGAGTCGCGCCGGCTGCTGGAGGCCTTCGCCGGGCTGGCGGCGGTGGCCATCGAGCGCGAGAAGCTGGCGGAGGAAGCCCAGGCCGCCCGCGCGCTGGAGGCCTCGGCCCGGCTCCACACCGCGCTCTTCGACGCCATCGCGCACGAGCTGCGCACCCCGCTCAGCTCGGTGCTCAGCGCCTCCGACGAGCTCCTCAGCGACGAGGGCCGCTACGGCGACGAGGCGCGGCGGCAGCTCCTGGCCGGCATCAAGCGGAGCGCGGAGCGGATGAACCGGGTGATCGGCAACCTGCTGAGCATGGCGCGCCTGGAGGGCGGCGCCCTCCACCTCCGCCTGGACTGGACGGACGTGGGCGAGCTGGTGGGCTCCGCCCTCGCGCACATGTCGGAGGCGCTGGCCGGCCGGCCCGTGCGCGTCCGGGTGGCGGAGGGGCTGCCGCTCCTGCGCCTCGACTTCGCCCTGATGCAGCAGGTGCTGGTCAACGTGCTGGACAACGCGGCCAAGTACTCGCCGGCGGACGGCGAGATCGAGATCGACGCCCGCCAGGTGGACGACCAGGTGGAGATCCGCGTCACCGACCGAGGCCCGGGCATCCCCGCCGAGCTGACCGAGCGCATCTTCGAGCGCTTCTACCGCCTTCAGGAGCCGCACCACGAGCGGGGCATCGGCCTGGGGCTCTCGGTGGCGCGCCAGCTGGTGGAGGCGCACGGGGGGAAGATCGAGGCGGGCAACCGCCCGGGTGGCGGCGGGCTGATCCGGATCACCCTCCCCGTGGAGAAGGGGCCAGCCGATCTGCCGCCGCGGGAGCCCGCGGGCGAGGGGGGAGCGACGGCCCGTGAACCCGACCGCGGCTGAGCAGCCCTGCTCGGGGCCGCTGATCCTGGTGGTGGACGACGAGGAAGCGATCCGCGACCTGCTCCGCCTCACCCTGGAGGCGCACGGCTACCGGGCGGCCACCGCCTCCACCGGAGGCCAGGCGCTGACGCTCCTGTCGGCGCTCCACCCGGATCTGGTCCTTCTGGACCTGGCGCTGCCGGACATGGACGGCGTGGAGGTGCTCCGGCGCCTGCGCACCTGGTGCCCCGCGCCGGTGCTGATCCTCTCCGTCCGCACCCAGGAAGCGGAGAAGATCGAGGCGCTGGACGCCGGCGCCGACGACTACCTGACCAAGCCCTTCGCCAGCGGCGAGCTGCTGGCGCGCATCCGGGCGGCGCTGCGCCGCCTCTCCCCCGCCGCGCGCCAGGGACGCCTGGAGGTGGGCGACCTGGTCGTCGACCTGCAGGCCCGGGCGGTGGAGGTGGCCGGCCGGCCGGTCCACCTGACGCCCATCGAGTACGAGCTCCTCAAGCTGCTCGCGCTCCACGCCGGCCAGGTGGTCACCCACCGCCAGCTGCTCCGGGCCGTCTGGGGACCCGGCTACGAGCGCGAAACCCACTACCTCCGCGTCTACGTCGCCCAGCTCCGCCGGAAGCTGGAGCCGTACCCGGAGCGGCCGCGGCGCATCCTGAACGAGCCGGGCGTGGGCTACCGGCTGGTCGATGGGGGCTGACCTCCCCGCCGTCGCCCGCCACGGCCAGGGGGAGGGGGGACCGCGCGGGCCCCGGGCCTCCGCCTACATCCGCTCCGGCGCGCTCACCCCCAGGAGCCCCAGCGCCCTGGCCAGCACGATCCGGGTCGCCTCGGTCAGCCCGAGGCGCGCCCGCGTCAGCTCCGGCTCCGCCGGATCGAGGACGCGGCAGCGCGTGTAGAACGAGTGGAAGAGCGTCGCCAGCTCGCGGACGTAGACCGTGATGCGGTGCGGCGCCCGCTCCTCCGCCGCCAGCCGGATCTCACCCGGGAGCTCGCCCAGCTTCCTCATCAGCTCCAGCTCGGCCGGATCGGTCAGGCGTGCCGCCGGCACCTCCCCCGGCCCGGGCGGCGTCAGGCCCTCGGCCCGTCCCTGCCGCAGGATGCTGGCGATGCGCGCGTGGGCGTACTGGACGTAGTAGACGGGGTTGGCCTCGCCCTCCAGCTTGGCCAGGTCGAGGTCGAAGTCCATGTGGCTCGAGACCGTCCGCATCAGGAAGAAGAACCGGGCCGCGTCGGTCCCCACCTCGTCCAGCAGCTCCTCCATGGTGACGTACTCGCCGCGGCGCTTGGACATGCGGACGACCTCGCCGCCGCGGATCAGCCGGACGATCTGGTTGAGCAGCACCTCGAAGCGGTCCGCCTCGTAGCCCAGCGCCACCAGCGCGGCGCGCATCCGCGCCACGTAGCCGTGGTGGTCCTGCCCCCAGATGTCGATGACCCGGTC is from Bacillota bacterium and encodes:
- a CDS encoding response regulator transcription factor, with translation MNPTAAEQPCSGPLILVVDDEEAIRDLLRLTLEAHGYRAATASTGGQALTLLSALHPDLVLLDLALPDMDGVEVLRRLRTWCPAPVLILSVRTQEAEKIEALDAGADDYLTKPFASGELLARIRAALRRLSPAARQGRLEVGDLVVDLQARAVEVAGRPVHLTPIEYELLKLLALHAGQVVTHRQLLRAVWGPGYERETHYLRVYVAQLRRKLEPYPERPRRILNEPGVGYRLVDGG
- a CDS encoding DUF4118 domain-containing protein, whose amino-acid sequence is MRVRETVPDQILDEAAQVELVDLPPEDLLRRLREGKVYVPEQAEQAIRHFFRPGNLNALRELALRRAADRVDRELREYMRRHMISGPWPARERIVVGVSSSPSSPYLVRTGRQLASALRADWIVATVDVPGSEQSPEEREALRRTLKLAADLGAEVVRLEGEDPAQELVAFARGRNATTLVLGRSLRPLLVRLFRPTITDRVLVGCEGMGVYVVRPPAPTATVQRRSFRLRLGSPGERAAGYAAALLGAAVVTGAVEAARAWVDPVNAALLYLLPVLLIASRWGLAPAIAGALLGVVAYDLFFVAPVGRLTVADSRYVFTLVVFLAVAAVTSSMASRLRWRARAARQREERNRMLYSLGREISSAFGLEQVTAVVARRVGETFDSWVAILTPGDDGHLRLTASHPSGFQPEGRELAVASWSLEHRQMAGLGTETLSGASALYVPLLTRHGAVGVMALTPRPAPESAASPDPGSAAAWFRRQGAPASPGPAAMPESRRLLEAFAGLAAVAIEREKLAEEAQAARALEASARLHTALFDAIAHELRTPLSSVLSASDELLSDEGRYGDEARRQLLAGIKRSAERMNRVIGNLLSMARLEGGALHLRLDWTDVGELVGSALAHMSEALAGRPVRVRVAEGLPLLRLDFALMQQVLVNVLDNAAKYSPADGEIEIDARQVDDQVEIRVTDRGPGIPAELTERIFERFYRLQEPHHERGIGLGLSVARQLVEAHGGKIEAGNRPGGGGLIRITLPVEKGPADLPPREPAGEGGATAREPDRG